The uncultured Desulfobulbus sp. genome window below encodes:
- a CDS encoding ketoacyl-ACP synthase III — translation MRNAVILSTGSYAPALTLPNSYFDKLLGENVSSWLENNLTIRERRWCGEDESTADLCVEAGKKALQNAGLEASALDLIIVGTDTPEHISPSTASAVHYRLGATNGGAFDLNAACSSFVAGLEVASRYIRSGSDYSTILVIGGYAMSKYLNKKDKKTVSLFADGAGAAVLTAVEGGNRGFMGAQHLTEGQYHEWMGIYSGGTHYPISPQALAHGDHHMQFTRRFPENKNVETWTKIIRSLCLQLAIKPDDIDHYFMTQININSIHETMDTLNLDRRKAYTIMDRFGYTGAACIPMAMDEAVQDGTLKKNDLILLITSGGGLSFTAAIFRY, via the coding sequence ATGAGAAATGCAGTTATCCTATCCACTGGATCCTATGCTCCAGCTTTGACCCTGCCGAATAGCTACTTTGATAAATTACTCGGAGAAAATGTCAGCTCCTGGCTGGAGAACAATCTTACCATACGGGAACGCCGGTGGTGCGGTGAAGACGAATCCACCGCTGACTTGTGCGTTGAAGCCGGTAAAAAAGCGTTGCAAAATGCTGGGTTAGAGGCATCTGCCCTTGACTTAATCATCGTTGGCACGGATACGCCCGAACACATATCTCCCTCCACGGCATCTGCGGTCCATTATCGCTTGGGAGCAACCAATGGTGGCGCCTTTGATTTAAATGCGGCCTGTTCAAGTTTTGTGGCAGGGTTAGAGGTCGCCAGCCGGTATATCCGATCAGGAAGTGACTACTCCACCATCCTTGTCATTGGAGGATATGCTATGAGCAAATATTTAAACAAAAAAGATAAAAAAACAGTTTCTCTTTTCGCTGATGGTGCGGGAGCTGCGGTTCTTACCGCTGTTGAGGGGGGCAACCGAGGATTCATGGGGGCCCAACACCTTACAGAAGGCCAGTATCATGAGTGGATGGGAATCTACTCGGGGGGGACGCATTATCCTATCTCTCCCCAGGCTTTAGCCCATGGCGATCACCATATGCAATTCACTAGAAGATTTCCGGAAAATAAAAATGTCGAAACCTGGACCAAGATAATTCGCTCCTTGTGCCTGCAACTTGCCATTAAACCGGACGATATCGATCATTATTTTATGACCCAGATCAACATAAACAGTATCCATGAAACCATGGACACCCTTAACCTTGATCGCCGCAAGGCCTATACAATCATGGACAGGTTTGGGTATACCGGTGCGGCGTGCATCCCCATGGCCATGGATGAAGCGGTTCAAGACGGGACGCTGAAAAAGAATGATTTAATCCTACTGATAACTTCAGGCGGAGGACTCTCTTTTACTGCCGCCATATTTCGCTATTGA